Proteins from one Brevibacillus humidisoli genomic window:
- the dctP gene encoding TRAP transporter substrate-binding protein: MRKIWIVAAALLTFSFALAGCGGSNQADQTAGSQTGSESSKESAEPVKWIVNSVWPEDNHHSQGLHEFAAKVKEATGGKVELDVMTGGALSYKGPELLKAVRDGLVPVSDMLTSGVAGDEPLFGLVTLPFLVQSFEEGKKLNEIARPYFDKAAEEKWNQKILYIAPWPPAGFWTKNEVHSLKDMEGLKMRTYDENGALVVEAAGGTPHPLPFSEVYSSLATGVIDSVLTSTPTAVDAKFWEVLDYYVPANVTMATNLVTVNLDQFNKLDKETQEAIIQAGKEMEAEMWEKVAKLDQEQEGIANENGIKTLQPDEAFLKELSEVTKDIRENWLKQAPAEAQEIVEKFHQEVGR, encoded by the coding sequence ATGCGAAAAATATGGATTGTTGCAGCAGCATTGCTAACCTTTTCTTTTGCCCTTGCTGGCTGCGGTGGAAGCAACCAGGCTGACCAAACGGCTGGCAGCCAAACGGGCAGCGAGAGCAGCAAGGAATCTGCTGAGCCGGTCAAGTGGATCGTCAACTCGGTCTGGCCGGAAGACAATCATCACAGCCAGGGTCTTCACGAGTTTGCCGCCAAGGTGAAAGAAGCTACCGGCGGGAAAGTGGAGCTCGACGTGATGACAGGCGGAGCACTGAGTTACAAAGGGCCTGAGCTTCTGAAGGCCGTTCGTGATGGGTTAGTTCCTGTATCCGATATGCTTACCAGTGGAGTAGCGGGAGATGAACCGCTCTTTGGGTTAGTTACCCTGCCGTTTCTTGTGCAAAGTTTTGAAGAAGGCAAGAAGTTGAACGAGATTGCCCGTCCCTATTTTGATAAAGCGGCCGAAGAAAAATGGAACCAAAAAATTCTCTACATTGCGCCCTGGCCGCCAGCAGGTTTCTGGACCAAAAATGAAGTTCACTCATTGAAGGATATGGAAGGCCTCAAAATGCGTACGTATGATGAAAACGGCGCGCTCGTAGTAGAGGCGGCTGGCGGTACACCGCATCCGCTGCCGTTTAGTGAGGTATATTCATCGCTGGCCACTGGCGTCATTGACTCGGTTTTAACTTCTACACCTACTGCTGTTGACGCCAAGTTCTGGGAAGTATTGGATTACTACGTACCTGCCAATGTGACGATGGCGACCAACTTGGTCACTGTTAATTTGGATCAATTCAACAAACTGGATAAAGAGACACAAGAGGCTATCATCCAAGCCGGTAAAGAAATGGAAGCGGAGATGTGGGAGAAGGTTGCCAAGCTTGATCAGGAACAAGAAGGCATCGCCAATGAAAATGGCATCAAAACACTCCAGCCTGATGAAGCGTTTTTAAAAGAATTATCTGAAGTGACCAAAGATATCCGGGAGAATTGGTTAAAGCAAGCACCGGCTGAGGCACAAGAGATTGTTGAAAAGTTTCATCAAGAGGTCGGAAGGTAA